The sequence aagaagaaaactTTCTTGCCATACAAACAGGGGATTCTAGGGCGACTGGCATTCAATCCCGCCATCCATGCACTCGCAAATGGCTTTGGAACACTTGCACGTTCATGAATCTAGACAgattgtttagaattttttttcctattttttgttgtataaaaatagttttttgttcCTCCAACTGTAGATTCTCAAATGAACTAAATGTGTGGTTCATAATTCTATTGTGCAGTGTAAAAACTTACTGCATTCATGAAAATGTGAAGCTCACCAATATTTACTCTTTATACTAATCTTTGCAAGCATAACTGAATTGTCATTCCATAGGTATACAGTATACTAATACAGGTAACGAAGAACCTGACAACTCTGTTTTGCTCCAATAGTATGAAATTATTAGATTTACAAGAGCAATTAGCGGAAACATACATGACCAAACCTTCTATTTCCTGCCTGTCATGTTTACAATCACCCCTATAATTTATTTAACTCGAATGTTTTCATTAAATCTGAAGGAATGAAGACACATTACTGATACATAGGCATCACCTAGGCCAGAAGGTACTGTTATCAATTTGCTAAAGATgataataaactaaaaataaaaggtacATAAAAGACAAAAGTTGATGACTTACCTGTGAAACTATCATTAAAGAATTAATTGTCTACTAGAATAAGATAGACGGTGCTGTCATAGAAAACTTTATTATAACTATAATGGAAAAACAATACTTTAATATTGTATCTTATCAACTTTCTATGTGCTTAGACTACTTCCAACCATCTAGATAGTTAGAGATGTCATTACGTTACATTTGTCACAATTTTTGGAGCTATTTTATGGTTCAGAAGGGAAGCACCAGATATTAGATAGAGATGAAATcttagaaataaaatttattgttattacCTTTGAATCTTTTATAGGATGTCATGTTAGAacttagaataaaaataattgattcACCAGAAGAATGGTCAGCTTCTAGAAGTAGGACCGCTAATTCAGCCGCCCAATTTGAGACCGGCATTGTtaataaattttgcaattaCTTCCACACCCCCTTCTTCCCACGCTAACAAATAAGATGAGTATTAAACAGCGTTAAAACTTGCTATGTAAACGTTTGGTCTTATAATACAATCAATGACTGTAGAGCTACAAGTGCATGAGCAGCCTAAATCCACAAAGTGCCCATAGGGAGGACGGTTTCGACAGCACCTTTTCaaaatacaacattttaaaATCACACTTTTCTCTATATTTCAAACGGATCACTTACAGAAATCTGAAAAATAAGCTGTACTAATGGGCACTTAACTCGCTTAAATAGTAATGGCAGCCAAAATTCGAATAGTGGTTAAGGCGACCTCAActacttcaaaaccaaacatcatattaatatatacccaaaaaaataaaataaaaaattcagaaGCAAAAGCATAAGCACCATTCTGCTCCAGTCAGAAAACATACAAAACAATATCCACCAGGAGTTGCAACAATTAAGGTTGGGAAATTTCAAAACTAGAGAGAAGCTATCCTCATCATGCACAATCAAGGTTATGAAATTTCACAACTAGAGGAAAGCTATCCTCATCATGTACTATTGGACAACACCAAATATCCCAAAGAGAGAGATTCATCCAGATCTGGCTGTTCATTACCAGCATggattgttgtttttttttttttgggggggggggggggggtgtggagAACCACTTAATGAAAGCCCCATATCATGCCAAATTtagaaataaagttttttacATGCTTGCTTTGAACTTTACAACAATTTACATATGAAACCAATCCACATGACCTAAAATATCCTAGACGATCTGCAAGGCAATTATAAAGCTCTGTAGAATTGCACTTCTAGCAATTGGACTCTGATCTGTCCACTCTAATGGAAAGTAATTTACTGAATAATTCCACATCatatcaaattaaaatccaaCTATGTATTAGGCATTCAAGTAAATATGCCATATGATTCACCAGGAACAATAATCTCTATCTGctcatttaaaattataagaCAACATGTCTAAGCAGATTTCTTAAGTTTTCAGAATTACTATATATCAAGATAAAGGTATTGCATGTTGATGTGGCTATCTCACGATCACCCAAAGTTATAGCAGATCCAGAAGCTTTTATTGAAACCAACAAATTGATTGCTCTTGTCAGATGGCGCTACAAACACTTGGCCAGTAAGCTTATGACATAAAAAGCAAATGCCAAATATTCCAGAATAAAGTACCTTTTCACTAAGAGCTCAGTCAAAGTTATCAACTTTGATCGGATTAATCTCGTCTGCAACATCAAAGTGTCCAACCAGTCGTGCAAAGAAAACCATTTGTTGTTCTAGTGTGAACTTAATGTTCTCAGCCTGCATACAATACTAGATCAAGCTTACCGTTTTCCTATCATACAAATTTGTTGTTAGataaacttgtaataatttttaataccTTGCGGAAACCATGTTGTTCTCCTTCATACTCTACAAGGGCAACTGGTAGACCTTTTTCTTTCAATGCCCGGTAAATCTTACGAGCTTGATCAGGAGGAACAACCtgcaaaattaaaagagatTTTCAAAACTCAACCTTGAAGGCTAATTATAATCAGAACTACCATATTTAATCAAGAGGACTCCAGAATATTGTACTTGTATATCCAACATTTTGTTATTCTTAAGGACAGAAAAGATTTAAGACAATGAAAAAGCAAAGGGGAATCTGTTTAGTGTTTACCTTGTCCTCCAATCCTTGGAATAAAATTATAGGGCAGGAAAACTTATCAACAAAATTGATCGGAGACCTCTCAAAGTAATCCTTTTCATTTCCTGCAATCAGTTAACTGCTTAAACATAAATGAcataaataaaatgaatgaatgaatatttacctatcaaaaataaaataaaaatgaatgaatgaatataATGTGTCAAATGTCATCTTTTAACTTACCAACAAGATTATCAATATAACGAGATTTAAAGGTGTCAAATGTCATTTTTTAACTTACCAACAAGATTATCAATATAATGAGATTCAAACTTGTGAGTTTCTGCTCTCAACAAGCCTAAGTCAGCTACCTGTTCATAGAgcaagataaaattaaaaacctgtCAATTTTCTATTTCTGCAGAGcgatttaatatatttaatatcgcCTTATAAACCAAtttccttattttaaaattcaaaaaaaaaaaaaaaaaaaaactcattggacccaaaaaaataaataataatattacattcacagaaaaaccaaagaaattctaaacaaattattaaaGCACTACATAGATTTgaatatttcaaatttcttacctttacaaccaataaaaaaattaaattaaattaaatcttaACCTTACTGATAAATTGCAGATGGTAACATAACTACCACCTCAACTTATGAGTGTGCTTGTACCCAAGACTGCTTTCTATTAGCAGTTGGGAAGACAAGTCATGCTAGTTGAACTGTTGAAGCCAACTTTCTTTGGTTCAACATCACATGCCACCCTTCAACAAAGTGTTTGATGCTCTCATTAGAATAGTCAATAACGGCTCTAAAGTTATATTCAGATCCAATAATCCATTGATATCACTAATTTTTTCCAGTGGAGACTGATAGGATGGTAAAGTGTGTGGGAGTGTGTCTCTGTATCAGGTATATACAACTCACACACTTGCACAAGATTAAACCCGTGAAGCCACCCCTGACTCTGGATAAGTAGGCAGGAGATGCCATTTAGTCCAAACACCACTGGCACAGTCAATGAAGATTTAACTAGAAGCAGACCAGAAATTATCCAGCTCCACCAAACCACTTTTATAAAGTGCAAGATATTGCTTCAAATAGTGTAGATGAGTACCATAGATTAtcgagaaaagaaaagaacagaaggatatgaaaaatgaattattatagGCACGTAAAAGAAATAATGTTGCAGTTTATTTATGGTCTACAGGTGCAGGTACTAGGTAGGACTTGGTTTCCAAAAGATAGCAGCAACCAAAATACACCTTTGGCCCTTAAATTGGaggttgttttcattttggcctttaaagtttcaaaattttcattcagaCCCTTCATGTTTGATTCCATTTTCATATTAGCCCCGTAGTCCATTTTCACTGGTAATCTGACCGTTTTCATTGTTGTAAGTaaaaaaacacatgaaaacaaaaatggaCTACTAATAAAAATGGATAGTAGGGccaatatgaaaacaaaatgaaacacgaagagccaaaataaaaaaaattttaaaacgtaAAAGAACAAAAcgaaaacaaacccaaaatttaagGGCTGATGCATACATTAGTCTGATAGCAACAGTTCAGGTACTTGGGAATAATAAACATTTCAGATATGAGGTTCATTTCATATACAGATATTCTGGAAACTTATTTCATTGGTagataattgttcttaaaatgactaaaattgAGGAATTCCAAATTCTTGAGCAAGGCTACATGAGGTTTTCTACTTCCATCTAAATGCCTTCTTTCTGAGAAGAATATAAACCAAAAACCCACGGAGAACCACGCAGCTCCTTAATCAGACATTTGTAGCATAAAGTAAGGAAACAAATCTTGTTACACTTTATATTTGATTGAATGGGGACACAGATACAGCTACAaacacccccacccccacctCCCCATAGGCAACAAAGTCATTTCCTTGCACAGAAACACTATTTATTTACCACACACCCTCCTAAGCACATCTTGAACAGAAGTGCATTCTGTTACTCTAAAGAAATAAGAAACATAATATGGACATCCTTTTTAGAAACTCATAGCAATGCATCACAAACTAAACCAAAGAGTTGAATCAAGAGCTGTATTAAGTATTAACCATTAGCAAAATCCTGCTAATGGCTGCTTTCAAAAACTACAAAAGAAACCATATCACAATTCACCAATGTAACACTTACACCATACAAGGAAGCTCCTGCCTTAAACGTTTCTTTAAAAGCAAGAGCAGCTAAGGTTGTATATCCACCAGCAGAACCCCCAGTGATACATAGCCGTTCCCCATCTACCTTTCCTGAGTCCACCTAAATAAAATAGGTATAGTATCATGAGTTGACAGGATATACATCAATGACAATCTGGGAAGGAAATTTATGTAAAGAACGCAATTACCAAAAATTTAGCACAACTACAACAGTCATTGACATCAACAATTCCCCAGCGTCCCAAAAGCCGATCTCGATATTCTCTGCCATAGCCTTCAAAAcaatgtccatgcatcaataaaATGAACAGacataaattaaaatacattGCTACAATAGGTGAAACTGATTGCAACAAAGCCTAAGCATATTtgttaaacaacaaaaattgaaagatttAGCAGGATTGCCTCAACCTAAAgttaaaattaatgaattagAATGTGTATAACAAATTCCATCAATGATTGGCAGTGAGATAATCTAAATCGGGAATTCAAAGTTTATTTATGATAGATTAAGGACAAACCAGTGCTTCCACCATAATTGACGTCAACAAATGCCCAACCTCGACTAGTCCAGTACTGAATACTCAGATTTAACATTCCACGAGTTTCAGCTGTGGGGCCTCCTGCAATATTTCATATGAAATTTATGCTATTACAAAACCTAGTTGATGAAATTTCAAGAGCCCTTTCTCAAGAATTTTCTACTACTTTATTGTTACTGATATAACTGAAAGAATCTATTTAAGTTCAGTTGCACACACATTTGATTGCAGAAGCCAAAAGCAATATAATCATATGAAATTTTACTAACAATAAATCACTACATCAAGAGTCTCACTAAGATAAGATCCAGATTAATAACCATTGTAAACAAGTCTCTATGTATGCAACTCCAAATACAAAGCTTTGTACCATGCATATGTCTTGAAACAGTATTCATCAGATGGCCTACTTCATACTCTCTCAAGCTGTTTTATCTTCATTTACAAAATTACAATACAAGTACTACCcctgaaagaaaaataaacaacctGGATCTGATtgaatattgtatatatatgtgtgtgtgtgtgtgtgtgtgtgtgtgtactaGTTCCAAATAAAAGGATCAGCTATATGGGATTAGCATGCCTAAAAGGCATTATAAATTGGGAAGTGACGCAGCACAAATTCTCTAAGCGGATTGAGAGTCATcaagaacagaaaaataaaaaataggaccTAGGAATCAGCACTTAGGGTTGCCTAGAGTCAGCACCCAAGGAATCGACATGAAGGCATtgaaaaaattccaaaagaaatttcattcaTCATAAACTTGTCTCCATAGGAATGCAATAGCACATCTATATAAACTACTATGCCAAATCCTAACCGAACTGATGTGGGTCAAAGCccaattattaaattacaaaaataactttaACTCAAAGCCCAATTAATGATCTAATTAACCAATAAGACTTAAAATAAAATCCTTggattgataataaaaaatccaattcacttataaaattaaataaaactagattaaaataaaattttcttcatgttaAATGCATTAGGAAGGGTAGATTTTTGTAGCAAGGGAAATGGCCCCATATTTTACATGCTTCTGTTGAGTGGAAAATCACAAATCATGAATAACTGGCCAATCCTGTTCATAAAAGATTAACCATCACTTACCATGGCTTTTCAATAACAATGGGGGCTTTTCTCCCTGATTGCCTTGGTACATGGGATTCGTTGGTGGATAAAAGAATGCATAGGCATTTTGACCAGGCACTTCAGTTGGGAATTCAATTAACTCAGGCAAGCTAAAGTAGGACTTGTATTTTAAACTATCGGGTGAAGAACTCCAAATAATCTCAAATTCAACTGCCTTGGATTTATGTTCATCTAGAATCACCTGAAAGATAAAAGGTGAATGTAGAAGacatgaaacaaaaataaattatttgaatcTCTTAACAATAGCCTTTGCCTGTATTTGTTGATCTTAAATAGCAGAATCTGCAATACAAGGGTGATAAAAGGAGACAGTACTTTTGCTACTGATGATGGATTTACAGCAGATGCTCCCTCCACATATAGGCAATGATTTCCTGAAGTCTGCATACACAAATAGGCACATCTCACAACCATCATCAAGACACCTTCTTAACAAGCACAGCATCATAACGAGGATAAGGATTTGGGAAGTACAATATTATCTATATCTGTGAAAGGAATATCAAGCAGAGATAACGAGCCTTGAACAAAATCAAGAATTCCAAGATATGACCTCCCATTCTGCCTGCAAGCACAATTGTTTTTATTAcgataacaaaaacaaatataattatCACAAATCGTAAGCACAAGTAAGATAAATCCATGCAACAATGAACTAGGAGCTTTGTCAGGTATACCTGTAGCTACAAGcaattaaatttttcttttcattgctCTGAATGAATTCATAAGAATTCAAGCCAAATACCCATAAAGGTCCAGAAAATTCAGCATCCACTGTATAAACAGCTACTACCTCATTCTCAGACTCAATCTGCTACCCAGGAAAAAAGACAAGTAATCAATTCCACATGACACCAAATAAGTATGCGTgaccaaaaaacaaattcaagcAATGCCAATGGTGCTTGAGGAAACACCATGTCTAAGAGATTCCAGACATATATAAATTACAAGAGTCTCTCATGTGAATACAGAAGGGAATTAAAAGCATCTATTAGGTTACAATATTCATTATGAATGAGATGCAAAAATCACCAGACTTTGCTTTGCCAGGAAAGCTCATAAATGCATATGCATTGCCTAAGTATTTTCTGGTCACACCATAAACATATGCAAGTTTTATCTTCTCAATGTTTTCAGTATATGATTTGGCTGTAccaactctttttctttttttttttccttttcttttcccagATAATTTGGCAGTACCATCAAGCCCATCATGCGAGTTCCGCTGATGGGACTGCTGGATTGGAAGTTGCAAGTTGAAAGAAAAAACTTGCTACAATGAGGAGGCCCTCAGGTTTCAACTAATTAGTTTCTGAAATAGTGGAGACTGTGCAAGCAGATTCAAAGTCTCAGATTTCAGAAATCCAACGCATAAATAGCATGAGAGTTAATTCCAATCAACAATGAACAATAGCCCAATAAATTTATAGGAAGCTATACATTGTCGAACCATTTGATATTTCAACTTCAGTAGTGCACAATACCAGGCAAATAAAATCTAACAACAATTTCAGATACCCTTATTTAATTGTCTACCTAATAATACTATATGAGTTTATGTTGCCTTTACATCTGGGAAACCCACTTTTCATGATACAACTAACATAAAATACAACTCCATGgtattgaaattttcaaaaaagcaGTTTCTAAGCAACATGGTCTTATGTAAATTTGACATGAACTGACAGCAAGCAGCAATCCTTTGACACAATTAACAACATATAATGCGGTCAAGCCAATAAATTCTAATAATCAAAGAAGTTCCCGAAACTTTCAAATGATAAAGAACAATGGAGTTGTTAACTTATAAAACCCAAAGATAATgccaaaattacaaactattttgCCAAGCATAACAAACTTTAATATCAGCATTCTGTGTACATGAAGAAATATGAACTTAAAATATTTACTGGATAATGGAACAACACACGAACTAGGTAACCTCATTACTATTTAACGTGAACAGTTTACCCATTTGTAGATATTCCAAAACCCATTTTTTCTATcagtaataaaaaatagttcACCTgcacaaattcaaatgaaacatattattttaagaaatgatGCAACAAAAAGTTTAGAACTTCTACAGAAAATTAGAACATATTTCATAACAACCATTGAGCATGTAATTATGAATCATCATTTTCTGAAAAACCTACCTGAAACTTcagaaaaataatgaattagCCTATCATACTAGAATCCAAAGGAGCAGAAGAGGAGCTTAAGGGTATTCCAtggcccaattttttttataagtaattcattgaaaaaatgaggaaaaaaagaggggggggggggtgtgctATACCCTAGTAAATGGAAGAATAAGAGAAAAACATCCAAAAGGAATTCCATAGAACAAAGTAAGAGCTAAGAATTTGTCGTAGaatgagaaattaaatattgatGTCATAGGATTGATGACAAGGATTGTGAGCTTATCAACAGCAatccaaatttgaattttgatgaaTATTGTCCATCCATGCAATTACGCTCCATATTGACCCACACTTCCACATCATGAATGATCCAAATCCACACAATTCCTCAAATGGATTGTAGGGGATAACTTCCAAAGGCTACTGATCCGACCACAATTTTCAGAACagaaatggatttttttttggcaagcaAAGATAAGGCAAGTACAACCTTCCCCTATTAGTAGAGAATTTGAGGAGTTCATTTGTTAAACATTTAATAACTTCACCATGAAGATTTGTATTTAAGTTTGATCATCAACCAAGAAGATTAACAAAATACCATCAGGGGACCACTTAGGTTCAGTTGGAGACTCCACAAGCGTAGAATCAGAGCCAGCAACACAGATGCGTTTGTAGACCTCTCTACATGACAACATAAGGAAAATTAACGCTACTAACCAAATGTTAATAACATTTATGTTAATCTTATCAGGAAAAAATAAAGCTTCAGAAATAACAGATTGTGGTGTCGTTAAAACCAAGTAACTAATAAGTAGGAAGAGTGTGTAGGAATGAGAATTACAGCAGAAGGGACTAACCAACTAACATGTACAAAAAACAGAGTCTAGCATGCCAATACATAACTGGGGGAAAATAAAGGTGCTTGgctatatacacacacacacacacaaaggttTAATTACATACATGAAGGTTTGACACTAACCACAGAGTCTAATTCACTTCTACAAACAAAAGGATTAAAATGCATATACATAATCATTCTATAATAGGAAGTTGAAACCGCTTCTGATGATATTTGTTAGAATAACTCTTgagtgattaaattcatcattttctatTAGCTAAAGCTTTCTGGGCAACtggtagtttttattttgataagttgGGACAAGTGATAGtttatcatggtatcaaagcaaatagtctagagttcaaatcctatctCCACCCAACCTCCCATTTAATACGAGTTTGACCCTACTTATTGAGGGAGAAGTCTAGGCCCACACGTAATGTGAAgagttagaataatggttatgTGATTAAATTCGCCCTTTCCCATTAGCTTAAATTTTTGGGACAAGTGATGATACTTTATCAATATTCAATAATGTCAGTTGATGACATGTATTTTTGCCTTTACAGATCTCATGACTTGTGCATGACAACAAACATGCAGAAGTCAAGCCACAACAGGGCAGCACCAATCTCTCTGCTCCCCTGGCAGCACGTGACAGTAAGTCACATAAAGTCTGATATATTTGATACCTAATAAGATACTTCTTGGGAAGAAATAGATACCTAAACATAAGCTATCAACTCATTAAAAAGGAATTCTGCTTACCCAGTTTCAGAAATATATCCAACCCAGAGTTCTGTTCTATCCCATGGCATGTTAGGGTGACTCCATTCAATCCATGCTATTTTTTCACCCTTCGAGTCCAAACGTGGGAAAGCGTAGAAGTCATTTCCACCAATTAATACTTCTGGCTCTGTATATATTATGATCCAAGCAGGAGAAAATGAACATCAAATATTGACAACAATAGATAATTGAAAGACCAAATGACAATCTGTAAACCTAAAAGCTTTCAAACCCCTTGAAGACACAATAGCAAAGCACACAATCTGCAGATTCAAAATgcacacacacccacacacaaacataaACCATCATTTGCTTGCTAATTCTCACCCTGAATATCCTTGTTGCCAAGCCCTATTGCTACAATTGTCGTGGATggattcaatttattttcacgaCGATCTGCCAAGTAATAATGAGCACACATTGATGAAATAGACCAACAGTAACAGTATACAAGACCAACAGTACATCAAAAACATTTAACATACCTTCCTGTACAGTGACATAACGATTAAAGCGTGCATCAAAGACTCCATCTGCATAGCTTACTAGTGGTTCGCCATAGTCCGGGGTAAGTGGTACAGGAGAAGAATCTGCTTGCCACCAAATACTTATATCAGCACTAGCTTGGAGTTAAATCATTTATTAGCAGATAGCATCACGAAGCAATTAGCACTCTCACAAAAGAGAAGGTAGCTCatgcatcatatatatatatatatatatatatgcatcttTCCTCTCACAACGTCAGCGTGTGTGTGGGTCCTACTATAGCTCCAATACATGCATCCTCCCTCTCATAGCATGTGGGGCCCACACTATGAACAAGAGATGATGCATTTAATAGACGCATAAGATAATTATTGCTCACGGAAAATAAGAAGCAGCTAAATTGGTCTCCtattgttaaattaccgattatttcaaaagtttaagcGGTTAGGaaaagatgaatttaatcatctaattattattctaaaagtttaaacagttaagaaatgatgaatttaattatctAATTATTATTCTAATACTCCCCCATGCGCGTGGTCCTGCAAAGCTCACgtgaaataatgaatttaatcgtttaatcataattctaacatttaTACATTTGTGAATTCAACAAAAGCATTAAAACCAACTCTTCCTTCCAAACTAGGATTAGAATTCTCAACTTGATTtccaaattttacaatttcatgCAAAATAACAGTAAGCTACCTTTAGAATCCAAAGACTGCTT is a genomic window of Quercus lobata isolate SW786 chromosome 2, ValleyOak3.0 Primary Assembly, whole genome shotgun sequence containing:
- the LOC115974232 gene encoding uncharacterized protein LOC115974232, with the protein product MALSFILPLTRYSHHYSFTLNSNSNSIHIARTLLSAIYTPTNTMSSSSEDSKTAAPYGSWKSPVTSDVVSGSSKRLGGTAVDSLGRLIWLESRPTESGRSVLVREAEKAGEEPVDITPKEFGVRTLAQEYGGGAFRVFGDTVVFSNYKDQRLYKQSLDSKDSSPVPLTPDYGEPLVSYADGVFDARFNRYVTVQEDRRENKLNPSTTIVAIGLGNKDIQEPEVLIGGNDFYAFPRLDSKGEKIAWIEWSHPNMPWDRTELWVGYISETGEVYKRICVAGSDSTLVESPTEPKWSPDGELFFITDRKNGFWNIYKWIESENEVVAVYTVDAEFSGPLWVFGLNSYEFIQSNEKKNLIACSYRQNGRSYLGILDFVQGSLSLLDIPFTDIDNITSGNHCLYVEGASAVNPSSVAKVILDEHKSKAVEFEIIWSSSPDSLKYKSYFSLPELIEFPTEVPGQNAYAFFYPPTNPMYQGNQGEKPPLLLKSHGGPTAETRGMLNLSIQYWTSRGWAFVDVNYGGSTGYGREYRDRLLGRWGIVDVNDCCSCAKFLVDSGKVDGERLCITGGSAGGYTTLAALAFKETFKAGASLYGVADLGLLRAETHKFESHYIDNLVGNEKDYFERSPINFVDKFSCPIILFQGLEDKVVPPDQARKIYRALKEKGLPVALVEYEGEQHGFRKAENIKFTLEQQMVFFARLVGHFDVADEINPIKVDNFD